The following coding sequences are from one Campylobacter sp. RM16187 window:
- a CDS encoding 6-pyruvoyl trahydropterin synthase family protein, producing the protein MIIRKLFKFENAHIVRFCSSKRCRTSIHGHSYKAEILLESNFLDNAGMVYDFGLMKQNIKCLIDSFDHTTTLFSGDDKEYLDDIKKHSKRWIEIPVNPSAEQFCRIFFVLIDRLLKSTVMQNGEREVKIHSVIVHETDTGYAQCFRDDAYNAKMGEINLKDIIFSPEIISEWDDKELFEKIKLGQKIINPKEV; encoded by the coding sequence ATGATTATTAGAAAACTTTTTAAATTTGAAAATGCTCACATCGTGAGATTTTGTAGCTCAAAAAGATGCAGAACAAGCATCCACGGGCACTCTTACAAGGCTGAAATCCTGCTTGAGTCAAATTTCTTAGATAACGCAGGTATGGTTTATGACTTTGGCTTAATGAAGCAAAATATCAAGTGTCTAATCGACAGCTTTGATCACACGACTACACTTTTTAGCGGCGACGACAAAGAGTACTTAGATGACATAAAAAAGCACTCAAAACGCTGGATAGAAATACCCGTAAATCCATCTGCCGAGCAGTTTTGCAGGATATTTTTCGTGCTAATTGACAGGCTTTTAAAATCAACTGTCATGCAAAATGGCGAGCGCGAAGTAAAAATTCATAGCGTCATCGTGCATGAGACCGACACAGGCTATGCGCAGTGCTTTAGAGATGACGCGTATAACGCCAAAATGGGCGAGATAAATTTAAAAGATATTATATTTTCGCCTGAAATCATAAGCGAATGGGACGATAAAGAGCTCTTTGAAAAGATAAAACTGGGACAAAAAATCATAAACCCAAAGGAGGTCTGA
- a CDS encoding DUF6115 domain-containing protein: MGSDFIIFIGLGLILVILFLLVVFKDMEAGKKFSRYEKVLEGIIQENHLLKKQLNNIEIAGSANIDVEAIELRLEQRLNEQINSKIIPIVNTLKGIETSIDSFQEEQQNRIYTLEERTKTIGKITSNSEETDEKRIIDMYKDGKNIETIAKDLRLGIGKVEFVLKFNKLI; this comes from the coding sequence ATGGGTAGCGATTTTATAATTTTTATTGGACTTGGACTTATTTTAGTAATACTTTTTTTATTGGTAGTGTTTAAAGACATGGAGGCTGGCAAGAAATTTTCAAGATATGAAAAAGTATTAGAAGGTATCATACAAGAGAATCATCTCTTAAAAAAACAACTTAACAATATAGAGATAGCAGGAAGTGCAAATATAGATGTAGAAGCGATAGAATTACGATTAGAACAAAGACTAAACGAGCAGATAAACTCAAAAATCATCCCTATAGTAAATACTCTTAAAGGGATAGAAACTTCCATAGACAGCTTTCAAGAAGAGCAGCAAAACAGGATCTACACACTTGAAGAACGAACTAAAACCATAGGAAAAATAACATCAAATAGTGAAGAAACTGACGAAAAACGAATTATAGATATGTATAAAGATGGTAAAAACATAGAAACAATAGCCAAAGATCTTAGACTTGGAATAGGCAAAGTCGAATTTGTCCTCAAATTTAATAAACTCATTTAA
- a CDS encoding 16S rRNA (uracil(1498)-N(3))-methyltransferase, producing MKFLYSKQAGDEQICLQNEQFLHLKVRRAKLGERIDVRNFKDGQNYIYEISNLDKKSAELSLVFKHSVESEELNFSLGWAIIDTKVIEKTLPSLNEIGVDKLIFFYSDFSQKNFKIDKDRLERILISSCEQCGRNSIMQIEIYKNLDEIIKAYKDVALVDFGGVNFENYTQNELLIIGPEGGFSQTEREKISKKYSLNSKNILRSQTAILGIASKVLV from the coding sequence ATGAAATTTCTTTATTCAAAGCAGGCGGGAGATGAGCAAATTTGCCTTCAAAACGAGCAGTTTTTGCACCTTAAAGTAAGGCGAGCTAAGCTTGGCGAACGAATTGACGTTAGAAATTTTAAAGACGGGCAAAATTATATCTATGAAATTTCAAATTTAGATAAAAAAAGCGCTGAGCTATCTCTTGTTTTTAAGCATAGTGTAGAGAGCGAAGAGCTAAATTTCAGCCTTGGCTGGGCTATCATAGATACTAAAGTGATAGAAAAAACTCTGCCTAGCTTAAACGAGATCGGAGTTGATAAGCTTATATTTTTCTACTCTGATTTTTCTCAAAAAAACTTTAAAATTGATAAAGACAGGCTTGAGAGAATTTTAATCAGCTCATGCGAACAGTGCGGGCGAAATTCTATTATGCAAATTGAAATTTATAAAAATTTAGATGAGATTATCAAGGCTTATAAAGATGTGGCGTTAGTTGATTTTGGCGGAGTAAATTTTGAAAATTACACACAAAACGAACTCTTAATCATAGGCCCGGAAGGTGGCTTTAGCCAAACTGAACGCGAAAAAATAAGCAAAAAATACAGTCTAAATTCAAAAAATATACTTCGCTCGCAAACTGCGATTTTAGGCATCGCTTCTAAGGTTTTGGTTTAA
- a CDS encoding phosphatidylglycerophosphate synthase, producing MNETSILQEIGLNEIARKTHIEAEYVGYIIDRNYEKLARLNVRGFIKILEREYNVNFKEWLEEYDQFVSKHKDETPQKSTAIFPKISSYTSTGKKSSWGLFWLLIILIVVSFLVWFFEGYKHIGSISSLFEDKNRSVSYTNTVVVEEAEKNINSIKETNVTINLPAPIAKQNIEQKPELIIVSAPIPQEEPAKADQIDENESKEQPKPEEKVQKIEPETILQIDTSKVNQIKSTEIGSQYITTGLNEVKIHPRKKVWIGIIDLESSKKRSVDTDKPLNIILDKKQLVVTGHGSINLDIDGEVVKFSTDNPKRFLVEQDKITLISYDDFVSLNKGKSW from the coding sequence ATGAATGAAACTAGTATCTTACAAGAGATTGGACTAAACGAAATAGCCAGAAAAACGCATATAGAAGCTGAATATGTAGGTTATATTATCGATAGAAATTATGAGAAGCTTGCAAGACTAAATGTCAGAGGCTTTATTAAAATTTTAGAACGTGAATATAATGTAAATTTTAAAGAGTGGTTAGAGGAATATGATCAATTCGTATCTAAACACAAGGATGAAACTCCACAAAAAAGCACGGCCATTTTCCCAAAAATTTCATCATACACATCTACTGGTAAAAAATCATCCTGGGGTTTATTTTGGCTTCTTATTATCTTGATTGTAGTAAGTTTTTTAGTATGGTTTTTTGAAGGATATAAACATATAGGTAGCATATCTAGCCTCTTTGAAGACAAAAATAGAAGTGTAAGCTATACGAATACTGTAGTAGTAGAAGAGGCTGAAAAAAATATAAACAGCATAAAAGAGACCAATGTCACTATAAATTTACCGGCACCTATAGCAAAGCAAAATATAGAGCAAAAGCCTGAACTTATAATTGTATCTGCTCCCATACCTCAAGAAGAACCGGCCAAAGCTGATCAAATAGATGAAAATGAATCAAAAGAGCAGCCTAAACCTGAAGAGAAAGTTCAAAAAATAGAGCCTGAGACAATATTGCAAATAGACACTTCAAAAGTCAATCAAATAAAATCTACCGAAATAGGAAGCCAATATATAACAACCGGATTAAACGAAGTTAAAATTCATCCACGCAAGAAAGTTTGGATAGGCATTATAGATCTTGAAAGTAGCAAAAAAAGATCTGTCGATACGGATAAGCCTCTAAATATAATTTTAGATAAAAAGCAATTAGTAGTAACCGGGCACGGCTCTATAAATTTAGATATAGATGGAGAGGTTGTAAAATTTAGCACCGATAATCCAAAGAGATTTTTAGTAGAACAAGACAAGATAACGCTTATTAGCTATGATGATTTTGTGTCTTTAAATAAAGGCAAATCTTGGTAA
- the rlmB gene encoding 23S rRNA (guanosine(2251)-2'-O)-methyltransferase RlmB has translation MIIYGKQLFLHIIKHYKKSVKTIYLAKECDKATFSQIASVGAPIKRVDNQKAQALARGGNHQGFLAEVEEFGFKQFDELKKRNFITVLYGLSDVGNIGAIIRTAHALGCEGIVVVAKSLAMEGVIRASSGAAYEIDIALVEDGLSALNELKQCGFKLYATASGGKNVNEMNFGPKTALVMGSEGEGMPKKAILKCDECVGIKMKNGWDSLNVSAAFAIICDRIINE, from the coding sequence ATGATTATATATGGAAAACAGCTATTTTTACACATTATAAAGCACTATAAAAAAAGCGTTAAAACTATCTATCTTGCAAAAGAGTGCGATAAAGCTACATTTTCGCAAATCGCTTCCGTTGGAGCGCCTATCAAGCGAGTGGATAATCAAAAAGCACAAGCTCTTGCACGCGGAGGCAACCATCAAGGCTTTTTAGCAGAAGTTGAAGAGTTTGGTTTTAAGCAGTTTGACGAGCTAAAAAAGCGAAATTTTATAACCGTGCTTTATGGACTCAGCGATGTTGGAAATATAGGTGCTATCATCAGAACCGCTCATGCTTTGGGATGTGAGGGCATAGTCGTAGTGGCTAAAAGTCTTGCCATGGAAGGCGTCATAAGAGCAAGCAGCGGTGCAGCATACGAGATAGATATCGCTCTTGTAGAAGACGGGCTTAGTGCGCTAAATGAGTTAAAGCAATGCGGATTTAAGCTCTACGCAACGGCAAGCGGCGGTAAAAACGTAAATGAGATGAATTTTGGTCCTAAAACAGCTCTTGTTATGGGAAGTGAAGGCGAAGGAATGCCGAAAAAAGCGATCTTAAAATGCGATGAGTGCGTCGGTATAAAGATGAAAAACGGCTGGGATTCGCTAAATGTAAGTGCGGCTTTCGCCATAATTTGCGACAGGATTATAAATGAATGA
- a CDS encoding 7-carboxy-7-deazaguanine synthase QueE, translating to MGLNLVESFLSIQGEGASSGKLAIFLRFAGCNLTCKGFGVSKISPKTGEALMGCDTIRAVYTSHFKYQNLTSQEILSIIKKYDKNLHQKPIVVITGGEPLLHHKNEDFINLVQNLLDENYEVHFETNGTIEVDFSKFELYKNCIFAISVKLSASGENKTKRINKAALKAIKNSAKESFYKFVINDELIQGGQAADEIFEILEICDNDVFCMPQGYDKISLEKNAKSVAEFCIKFGFNYTDRVHIRLWGDKDGV from the coding sequence TTGGGTTTAAATTTGGTCGAGAGCTTTTTAAGCATACAAGGCGAGGGTGCAAGTAGCGGTAAACTCGCCATATTTTTACGCTTTGCAGGGTGTAACCTAACTTGCAAAGGCTTTGGCGTAAGTAAAATTTCACCAAAAACAGGCGAGGCGCTAATGGGTTGCGACACCATAAGAGCCGTTTACACAAGCCACTTTAAATACCAAAATTTAACCTCTCAAGAAATTTTATCTATCATCAAAAAATACGATAAAAATTTACATCAAAAGCCAATCGTCGTCATAACCGGTGGCGAGCCGCTTTTACACCATAAAAACGAAGATTTTATAAATTTGGTTCAAAATTTGCTTGATGAAAATTACGAAGTACATTTTGAGACAAACGGCACGATTGAAGTTGATTTTAGCAAATTTGAACTTTATAAAAATTGCATTTTTGCCATCAGCGTTAAGTTAAGCGCAAGTGGCGAAAACAAGACCAAACGCATAAATAAAGCGGCTCTAAAAGCTATAAAAAACAGCGCAAAAGAGAGTTTTTATAAATTTGTGATAAATGATGAGTTGATCCAGGGCGGACAAGCCGCGGATGAGATTTTTGAGATCCTTGAAATTTGCGATAATGATGTTTTTTGCATGCCTCAAGGTTATGATAAAATAAGCCTTGAAAAAAACGCAAAGAGCGTGGCTGAATTTTGCATAAAATTTGGCTTTAACTACACTGATCGCGTGCACATAAGGCTTTGGGGTGATAAGGACGGAGTTTAA
- the rpmE gene encoding 50S ribosomal protein L31 — MKKEIHPEFVECQVTCACGNTFTTKSNKNEIRVDICSECHPFFTGSEKIVDSAGRVDKFKKKYNLK; from the coding sequence ATGAAAAAAGAGATTCATCCGGAATTTGTTGAGTGCCAAGTAACTTGTGCTTGCGGCAACACTTTTACAACTAAATCAAACAAAAACGAGATCAGAGTAGATATCTGCAGCGAGTGCCACCCGTTCTTTACAGGAAGCGAAAAGATCGTTGACTCTGCCGGTAGAGTTGATAAATTTAAGAAAAAATATAACTTGAAATAA
- a CDS encoding LL-diaminopimelate aminotransferase, with product MFDEIRFNTIERLPNYVFAEVNAIKMAARRAGEDIIDFSMGNPEGRTPQHIVDKLCESAQKDKTHGYSASAGIYKLRLAICNWYKRKYDVNLDPETEAVAVMGSKEGFVHLTQAIINPGDIAVVPDPAYPIHTQAFIIAGGNVAKMPLVYNEKYELDENKFFENLQNTIYSSSPKPKYVVVNFPHNPTTVTVQKSFYERLVAMSKKERFYIISDIAYADLTFDGYKTPSIFEVEGAKDVAVECYTLSKSYNMAGWRVGFVCGNKRLCAALKKIKSWFDYGMFTPIQVGATVALDGPQDCVEGIRQIYEKRRDVLIEAFDNAGWQIEKPSASMFVWAKIPPQVGNLGSLEFSKQLLTKACVAVSPGIGFGEGGNDYVRIALIENENRIRQAARNIKKYLKEF from the coding sequence ATGTTTGATGAAATTCGCTTTAATACGATTGAGAGACTACCCAACTACGTATTTGCAGAGGTAAATGCTATAAAAATGGCCGCACGTCGTGCGGGAGAAGATATTATAGATTTTTCTATGGGAAACCCCGAGGGCAGGACTCCTCAACATATAGTCGATAAACTCTGTGAGAGCGCACAAAAAGATAAGACTCACGGATACTCCGCGTCAGCAGGGATCTATAAACTCCGCCTTGCTATCTGCAACTGGTATAAGCGCAAATATGACGTAAATTTAGATCCGGAAACGGAGGCTGTAGCGGTAATGGGATCAAAAGAGGGCTTTGTACATCTTACTCAGGCTATTATAAATCCAGGAGACATTGCGGTCGTGCCTGATCCTGCATATCCTATTCACACTCAAGCGTTTATCATTGCGGGTGGAAATGTCGCAAAAATGCCTCTAGTTTATAATGAAAAATATGAGCTTGACGAGAATAAATTCTTTGAAAATTTGCAAAATACCATCTACTCAAGTTCGCCAAAGCCAAAATATGTAGTTGTAAATTTCCCTCACAATCCTACCACTGTAACGGTTCAAAAGAGCTTTTACGAGCGACTTGTGGCAATGTCAAAAAAAGAGAGATTTTACATTATTTCAGATATCGCCTATGCCGACCTTACTTTTGACGGATACAAAACCCCTAGTATTTTTGAAGTCGAAGGAGCAAAGGACGTAGCAGTAGAGTGCTATACTCTATCAAAAAGCTATAATATGGCTGGCTGGAGAGTTGGTTTTGTATGCGGAAACAAAAGGCTTTGTGCAGCGCTTAAAAAAATCAAATCATGGTTTGACTACGGAATGTTTACCCCTATTCAAGTGGGTGCAACAGTGGCATTAGACGGTCCTCAAGACTGTGTAGAAGGAATTCGCCAAATTTATGAAAAGCGCAGAGATGTCCTAATAGAAGCATTCGATAACGCAGGCTGGCAAATAGAAAAACCAAGTGCGAGTATGTTTGTATGGGCAAAAATACCTCCTCAAGTGGGCAATTTAGGAAGCTTAGAGTTTTCCAAGCAGCTTTTAACTAAAGCTTGTGTGGCCGTAAGTCCCGGAATAGGCTTTGGAGAAGGTGGCAACGATTATGTAAGAATCGCACTTATAGAGAATGAAAACCGCATTAGGCAAGCGGCAAGAAATATCAAAAAATATCTAAAAGAGTTCTAA
- a CDS encoding YraN family protein, with the protein MGLNEYLFGISSEDIASRHVKNEGYEILDRNFSSKFGEIDIIAKKDEILHFIEVKATKGEYEAIYRLTPAKFEKILKTIDFYLLQNGLNSDFQVDLITIENDNIKWIKNISL; encoded by the coding sequence GTGGGCTTAAATGAATATCTCTTTGGAATAAGCTCAGAGGATATAGCCTCTAGGCATGTTAAAAACGAGGGATATGAAATTTTAGATAGAAATTTTAGCTCAAAATTTGGCGAGATAGATATTATCGCAAAAAAAGATGAAATTTTACACTTCATAGAGGTCAAAGCAACCAAAGGAGAGTATGAAGCAATATATAGACTAACTCCTGCTAAATTTGAGAAAATTTTAAAAACTATTGATTTTTATCTGCTTCAAAATGGATTAAACTCCGATTTTCAAGTGGATCTGATAACAATAGAAAATGATAATATAAAGTGGATAAAAAATATTAGTTTATAA
- the moaA gene encoding GTP 3',8-cyclase MoaA codes for MLIDGHGRVVDYLRISVTQRCNFRCKYCMPKTPFEWTPKENLLSFEELFLFVKVAIDEGVKKIRITGGEPLLRKDLDSFIRMIHDYKSDIDLALTTNGYMLKHYARSLKDAGLKRLNMSLDSLKIEKAKFIAQKSVLHEVLTGFEAALDAGLKVKINTVALKGVNDDELISLLEFAKSRDCQIRFIEHMENMHADDELKGMKAAEILDVIGQKYKVISDGKLPTSPASIYMLEDGYKFGIIDPHKHDFCESCNRIRLTAEGFLIPCLYFEDAMSIKDAVKAGDVKGASEVLRKVLQNKPEKNRWEAGVANETSSRAFYQTGG; via the coding sequence ATGTTGATAGACGGGCATGGACGAGTTGTTGATTATCTGCGCATTTCAGTAACGCAACGCTGTAATTTTAGATGCAAGTACTGTATGCCAAAAACCCCTTTTGAATGGACACCAAAAGAGAATTTACTAAGCTTTGAGGAGCTGTTTTTATTTGTTAAAGTCGCAATTGACGAGGGTGTAAAAAAGATCCGTATCACAGGTGGTGAGCCGCTTTTAAGAAAGGATCTTGATAGCTTTATAAGAATGATACATGACTATAAAAGCGATATAGATTTAGCCCTTACAACCAACGGCTATATGCTAAAGCACTACGCAAGATCGCTTAAAGACGCGGGCCTTAAAAGACTAAATATGTCTCTTGATAGCCTAAAAATAGAAAAAGCTAAATTTATCGCGCAAAAAAGCGTCTTGCACGAAGTTTTAACAGGCTTTGAAGCCGCACTTGACGCAGGACTTAAAGTAAAGATAAATACGGTTGCGCTAAAAGGCGTAAACGACGATGAACTAATAAGCCTGCTTGAGTTTGCAAAGAGTAGAGATTGTCAAATTCGCTTTATCGAGCATATGGAAAACATGCACGCGGACGACGAGCTTAAAGGGATGAAAGCGGCTGAAATTTTAGACGTGATCGGGCAAAAATACAAAGTCATAAGCGACGGCAAACTGCCTACAAGCCCTGCTAGTATTTATATGCTTGAAGACGGATACAAATTTGGCATTATAGATCCGCACAAGCATGATTTCTGCGAGAGTTGCAACAGGATCCGCTTAACTGCCGAAGGATTTTTGATACCGTGCTTATACTTTGAAGACGCGATGAGTATAAAAGACGCGGTAAAAGCCGGCGATGTCAAGGGTGCTAGCGAAGTTTTACGCAAAGTGCTTCAAAACAAGCCTGAGAAAAACAGATGGGAAGCGGGAGTCGCAAACGAAACTTCAAGCAGAGCCTTTTACCAAACAGGCGGCTAA
- a CDS encoding homoserine dehydrogenase — protein MNVAILGVGTVGEQVAKILIQNQKLISARAGKEIKPVIGVVRNLDKKRDVNLPLTNDINSVINRDDIDIYVELMGGVDEPYRVVSEILHRKKAVVTANKALLAYHRFKLQNLTGDTPFGFEASVAGGIPIIKALREGLSANQILSINGIMNGTSNYILTSMMNSGVKFEDALKKAQELGYAEADPTFDIGGFDTAHKLLILASIAYGVHGDPEDILIEGIEGITKDDIFFAQDFEYVIKLLAIAKKVEDKVELRVHPALVAKDKMIAKVDGVMNAVSVAGDAVGETMFYGPGAGGSATASAVISDLIDVARGTNFPMMGYKSPLEIKSLELLAQDEIRTKYYFRLKVDDKVGVLARITNLMSENNLSIDSFLQKPHIKNEENDKKATLFFTTHTSREADVKRVIRILEEQEFIREKPFMIRIEQ, from the coding sequence ATGAATGTAGCAATTTTAGGAGTTGGCACAGTCGGCGAACAGGTGGCTAAAATTTTGATTCAAAATCAAAAGCTAATCAGCGCAAGAGCCGGCAAGGAGATAAAACCGGTCATTGGTGTTGTAAGAAATTTAGACAAAAAACGTGATGTAAATTTACCGCTTACAAATGATATAAATAGCGTTATCAATAGAGACGATATCGATATTTACGTAGAATTGATGGGCGGAGTTGATGAACCTTATAGAGTCGTAAGTGAGATTCTACATAGAAAAAAAGCTGTTGTTACAGCAAACAAAGCACTTTTAGCTTACCATAGATTTAAACTTCAAAATCTAACAGGAGACACTCCTTTTGGTTTTGAAGCTAGTGTGGCTGGCGGAATTCCTATCATAAAAGCCCTTAGAGAAGGTCTAAGCGCTAATCAAATTCTATCTATAAACGGCATAATGAATGGAACCAGCAACTATATACTAACCTCTATGATGAATAGCGGAGTCAAATTTGAAGACGCCCTTAAAAAAGCTCAAGAACTTGGATACGCAGAGGCTGATCCTACCTTTGACATAGGCGGATTTGATACGGCTCATAAGCTGCTAATACTAGCAAGTATCGCATACGGTGTTCACGGAGATCCTGAAGACATACTGATAGAGGGTATAGAAGGCATTACAAAAGACGATATTTTCTTCGCTCAAGACTTTGAATATGTCATCAAACTTCTTGCGATAGCTAAAAAAGTAGAAGATAAAGTAGAGCTAAGAGTACATCCTGCACTTGTAGCGAAAGATAAGATGATAGCCAAAGTCGATGGAGTCATGAACGCAGTAAGTGTAGCAGGAGATGCTGTCGGAGAAACCATGTTTTATGGTCCAGGAGCTGGTGGAAGCGCTACCGCAAGTGCTGTTATAAGCGATCTAATCGATGTTGCCAGAGGCACAAATTTCCCGATGATGGGATACAAATCACCTCTTGAGATAAAATCCCTAGAGTTACTTGCCCAAGATGAGATTAGAACCAAATACTATTTCAGACTAAAGGTTGATGATAAAGTAGGTGTTTTGGCTAGAATTACAAATTTAATGAGCGAAAATAATCTTTCAATCGATAGTTTTTTACAAAAACCACATATTAAAAATGAAGAAAATGACAAAAAAGCAACTCTATTTTTTACAACTCATACAAGTAGAGAGGCTGATGTCAAACGAGTTATAAGAATACTAGAAGAGCAAGAATTTATAAGAGAAAAGCCATTTATGATAAGGATTGAACAGTAA
- the rsmI gene encoding 16S rRNA (cytidine(1402)-2'-O)-methyltransferase produces MLYFIPTPIGNLEDISLHALNILRECEVIFCEDTRVTKSLINLLNSRFNSDIKIEKFISLHSHNEAQILSNLDTEIFKKTVAYVSDAGMPAISDPGVELVRFAIKNGIDYEVLSGSSALLLAVVASGLCDKEFTFLGFLPNTGKERTIAIQNALNSPYPVVIYESPKRVLALIEQIANLEPERKIFAIKEATKKFETKFSASAKELKEQLQNSNLKGEWCIVIDKSAHQSGEKITIDDITSLDIPPKTKAKLIAKITGENVKKIYENLTK; encoded by the coding sequence TTGCTCTATTTTATTCCTACTCCGATAGGAAATTTAGAGGACATTTCACTTCACGCATTAAACATTTTGCGTGAATGTGAAGTGATCTTTTGCGAAGACACAAGAGTTACTAAATCTCTTATAAATCTCTTAAATTCTCGCTTTAACTCAGATATAAAGATAGAAAAATTTATCTCGCTTCACTCTCATAACGAAGCTCAAATTCTTTCAAATTTGGATACGGAAATTTTCAAAAAAACGGTTGCTTATGTAAGCGATGCAGGAATGCCCGCCATTAGCGATCCCGGAGTTGAGCTAGTAAGATTTGCTATCAAAAATGGGATTGACTATGAAGTCTTAAGCGGCTCAAGCGCACTACTTTTAGCAGTCGTTGCAAGCGGACTTTGTGATAAAGAATTTACCTTTTTAGGCTTTTTGCCAAACACGGGCAAAGAACGAACGATAGCTATACAAAACGCACTAAATTCGCCCTATCCTGTAGTCATATACGAAAGTCCAAAAAGAGTGCTTGCACTGATAGAGCAGATAGCAAATTTAGAACCTGAGAGAAAAATTTTTGCCATAAAAGAGGCGACTAAAAAATTTGAAACCAAATTCAGCGCAAGCGCAAAAGAGTTAAAAGAGCAGCTTCAAAATTCAAATTTAAAAGGCGAATGGTGTATCGTGATAGATAAAAGCGCGCATCAAAGCGGTGAAAAAATCACTATAGATGACATTACTTCTCTTGATATCCCACCAAAAACCAAAGCCAAACTGATCGCCAAAATCACAGGCGAAAACGTAAAGAAAATATACGAAAATCTAACAAAATAA
- the mqnP gene encoding menaquinone biosynthesis prenyltransferase MqnP, with product MQKFLTTLKDIGELIVFKHSVFALPFIFTAMIVASKHVNNSAWFGWKLLILGVICAVSARNFAMAFNRYMDEDIDKLNPRTANRPSVDGRIGRSNLLLFIIANAAIFVIVAWLINDLAFWLSFPILAILGGYSLFKRFSELAHLVLGLSLGLAPIAGAVAITANIPLWSVLLCLGVMFWVAGFDLLYSLQDMEFDKQKGLFSIPSIYGEKATMFISALFHINAILFWLLFAWAANLGLWAFIGVILSGVILFEEHRIVRRDFTKIDRAFFTLNGYLGIMFFIFIWIDL from the coding sequence ATGCAAAAATTTCTAACGACGTTAAAAGATATCGGCGAACTGATCGTATTTAAGCACTCTGTTTTTGCATTGCCGTTTATCTTTACGGCGATGATAGTTGCGAGCAAGCACGTAAATAACTCGGCTTGGTTTGGCTGGAAACTGCTTATTTTAGGCGTTATCTGCGCAGTGAGTGCGAGAAATTTTGCGATGGCTTTTAACCGCTACATGGATGAAGATATCGACAAACTAAACCCTCGCACCGCAAACAGACCAAGCGTGGACGGGCGCATAGGACGCTCAAATTTGCTTCTCTTTATCATCGCAAATGCCGCGATCTTCGTGATAGTTGCTTGGCTTATCAACGATCTTGCATTTTGGCTGTCGTTTCCGATTTTAGCTATCCTTGGCGGATATTCGCTATTTAAGCGTTTTAGCGAGCTTGCGCACCTGGTGCTTGGCTTATCGCTTGGGCTAGCTCCGATCGCAGGAGCCGTAGCGATAACTGCTAACATACCGCTTTGGAGCGTGCTGCTTTGCCTTGGCGTGATGTTTTGGGTTGCGGGATTTGACCTGCTTTATTCGCTTCAGGACATGGAATTTGACAAACAAAAAGGGCTTTTTAGCATACCTTCGATTTATGGCGAAAAGGCTACGATGTTTATCTCTGCGCTTTTTCATATAAATGCGATTTTATTTTGGCTGCTATTTGCTTGGGCTGCAAATTTGGGACTCTGGGCATTTATCGGGGTTATATTAAGCGGAGTAATTTTATTTGAAGAGCACAGAATCGTTCGCAGGGATTTTACAAAAATAGATAGAGCTTTTTTTACGCTAAACGGCTATCTTGGAATCATGTTTTTTATATTTATTTGGATAGATTTATGA